Proteins encoded within one genomic window of Alteribacter populi:
- the hutI gene encoding imidazolonepropionase: MTRLFIKNANELLTVRGHSEKPAIKEAMNELHIIEDGAVWVENDTIVDVGTTKELEQKYADQIGEAEVIDASGRVVAPGLVDPHTHLVFAGSRENEYNMRLQGAKYMDIMEKGGGIHATTRATREASTEQLYKESYPRLDSFLKHGVTTVEAKSGYGMDWDVEKRQMEVAKTLDQDHVIDIVSTFMGAHVIPQEYKENPDRFVDIVINEMIPKTAELGLAEFNDVFCERGVYTPEQSKRILEAGREYDLTPKIHADEIEPYGGAEIAAEVGAVSADHLLKVSDQGLEMMADKGVVAVLLPGTAFFLMTESADGRKAIDAGVPVALSTDRNPGSSPSTSMPFMLNLASLTMGMTPAEAIVAATINAAHAIKRGDRIGSIEAGKQADLVIWDLPNHMQFSYHYGVNHTDTVIKKGKRVIDKGVLV, from the coding sequence ATGACACGTTTATTTATCAAAAACGCCAACGAACTGTTAACTGTTAGAGGACACTCAGAAAAACCGGCTATTAAAGAAGCGATGAACGAGCTTCATATTATCGAAGACGGAGCAGTGTGGGTTGAAAATGACACGATTGTAGACGTTGGCACAACGAAAGAGCTTGAACAGAAATATGCCGACCAAATAGGTGAAGCTGAAGTCATTGATGCAAGTGGAAGGGTCGTAGCACCTGGACTTGTTGATCCCCACACCCACCTTGTCTTCGCTGGAAGTCGCGAAAACGAATACAACATGCGACTTCAAGGGGCAAAGTATATGGACATTATGGAAAAAGGCGGTGGCATTCATGCGACAACCCGTGCCACACGTGAAGCATCAACCGAGCAGCTGTATAAAGAGAGCTACCCTCGTCTCGATTCCTTTCTTAAGCATGGGGTAACGACCGTAGAAGCAAAAAGCGGCTACGGTATGGATTGGGATGTTGAAAAGCGACAAATGGAAGTAGCTAAAACACTCGATCAAGATCACGTGATCGATATTGTCAGTACATTTATGGGCGCTCACGTCATTCCGCAAGAATATAAAGAAAACCCGGACCGTTTTGTCGATATCGTCATTAATGAAATGATCCCAAAAACAGCGGAGCTTGGTCTTGCTGAATTTAATGATGTCTTTTGTGAGCGCGGCGTCTACACTCCAGAGCAATCCAAGCGCATTCTCGAGGCGGGGCGTGAATATGATCTAACACCGAAAATCCACGCCGATGAAATCGAACCTTATGGCGGTGCAGAAATTGCCGCTGAAGTTGGCGCTGTTTCAGCAGACCATTTATTAAAAGTGTCCGATCAAGGTCTCGAAATGATGGCTGACAAAGGTGTCGTTGCCGTTCTTCTTCCAGGAACAGCATTTTTCCTCATGACTGAATCCGCTGATGGCAGAAAAGCGATTGATGCTGGCGTACCCGTTGCCCTCTCCACTGACCGCAATCCCGGTTCATCACCGAGTACGTCTATGCCATTTATGCTTAACCTCGCCAGCTTAACAATGGGGATGACCCCGGCTGAAGCGATTGTTGCAGCTACAATTAATGCGGCCCATGCAATTAAACGCGGTGACCGAATTGGCAGTATTGAAGCAGGCAAACAAGCGGACCTTGTCATTTGGGACCTGCCGAACCATATGCAATTTTCCTATCATTACGGAGTTAACCATACTGATACCGTGATTAAAAAAGGAAAGCGAGTCATCGACAAGGGGGTTCTCGTGTGA